The Theobroma cacao cultivar B97-61/B2 chromosome 2, Criollo_cocoa_genome_V2, whole genome shotgun sequence genome includes the window gtgcatttcataaaagatagCTTACAAAACTCCATAACCCTCCAAAGTAAGACAAAATAAATCCTATCAAGAGGGCCTTGCTCACTCCTTTtatgcaaaaataaaatatactccttttacaaaatattccttgaacaatttcaattcaaaatctcattaaaaaaactaaaatccCCAGCAAACATACTTAACAATCATCCTAATCCCAAACACAACAAAATCGTGAACCATCATAAAACCCATCAAATATACTTTAGCTATTTCTTCTCCCTAAGCCCATCACCTTAACCAATCTGATCCAACTTATCAACACAAGCATCTCCATCGCAACACATGTTTCCAAGCAAGTCATCACCAGAAAGCATCCAATtaccaaattcatcatgctacCTACAATCACCATAGAGGAGCAAAATCGCTGTTCATCGTCCTTGAAACCCCAAGATccaccataaaaaaaataaaacaaaataaaaaaaagtttgatgtcatctctggaTGGCGATATAGATAGTATTTgactagagagagaaatcgagatttaattttaaaatttgtctGGATGGTGAGATAGAGAAAACTGAAATCATTTTAACTtgtctgaaattgtttaaagggtATTATTGTCaactcatgccaaaaattggctaaaaatagttaaaattataaaaaatgatatttttgaatttagcTTATGAGAAAggttatttctcacaattttctctaCTAATAAATGCTGCTTACCAACATTTTTTTCTAGGTGGTCTCTTATAGCTAGGCGAGTCCCTGGAAGAACCGACAACCAAGTGAAGAATCACTGGAACACTCATCTTTGCAAGAAACTAGGCATTAAAAAACCAAGGGGAAAAGCTGTATGCTCTATCAGAAAAATTTCTTCTCCAACAGATGAGACTAAAACAGTATCAACTGACAACTTCAACTTTAAGCCTCTTCAAAGTAGCCGGATCACCATGAGTGTAGATTGCCCTATAAATACTAGTGAGACTTCTAATCATGGCGTTGAAACTCATCAGTTCATCGATGATCAGCATTGCATTCAATCTTTTTTGTCTGCTGGTAATAGTTTCAAAGTGAATAGCCCTGGATTTTTGGAATTTCTAGATGGGTTTTTCTGTTGATGTAATCTAACAAACCACTaggctttctttttttttttaatcgtcaaacaaattaaaaaacttaTATATGCTATGTTTCTAGCATTTCTATCTTTTATCTGCTCTGGTTTTTCTCTACTTAATAACTAGAAACTGAAAATTATATGTTGCATCTAGCCCCAGAACTGTATTCAGGGTCATCCGAAGTCCAAACTATGTGTTGAATCATGTGTAATTGCTTAGTATACACTTTCGATTTGAGGTAGTGAAAATTAAGAACACTACTTGCTTATAATGTAATTGTAAGACTTAAGTAATGAACTCTTTTTCTAGTACAAGGGGAGCACTGAGGTTTGAATTTTAAAGATTTCTATCCAAATCCCAACCTTCCCTTATTACTTGAGCTCTTCATTAagttagaatcgagtcaaatATTCAAGTGCAAGTAAAGACTTTGAATTTGTTGACATCCTATATAAGGATGGCAATGAGTACCCTATTACAAGATACTTGTGGATACCCGATTCAGTTATATAGAGTTAAGGTACCCTATAATCGGGTTTAAGATAGGTTAGGGTAGTGATTTCACTACCTGTATCGAGTTTGGGTACTACCTCTTGGATACCTATTACCCGAATCTTATtatcatttataaatattttattattatttcaataattaaattaaaaatatacaaattttaCCAACTTTACAAGCAATTCTTTCTGttaaaaactaacaaatatatgaaaagtacggttactctaattattaatttgatgacattaatatatttaaattaaaaaattaaaaaattattaattatgcttaaataatatgaatatcttatcatattataaaggaatataattactattatatatatac containing:
- the LOC18609462 gene encoding transcription factor WER, with protein sequence MKGLENEHYRKGLWTEEEDKILSDYIRVHGRGHWNRISKVTALKRCGKSCRLRWLNYLNPDIKLGHFSEEEDDLIVRLHNLLGNRWSLIARRVPGRTDNQVKNHWNTHLCKKLGIKKPRGKAVCSIRKISSPTDETKTVSTDNFNFKPLQSSRITMSVDCPINTSETSNHGVETHQFIDDQHCIQSFLSAGNSFKVNSPGFLEFLDGFFC